The following proteins are co-located in the Imtechella halotolerans genome:
- the gldJ gene encoding gliding motility lipoprotein GldJ has product MRKQSLKIVLFTLMMSTALIGCKNSSSSNKNTSRATGWDINSKEGGFQYNTDFKDQETAPGLVFIEGGTFTMGKVQDDVMHDWNNTPNQQHVQSFYMDETEVTNKMYTEFLDWIKGVFPPDDPNYTNIYHGVLPDTLVWRNRLGFNENMVTNYLRHPAYAEYPVVGVNWIQAVQFSEWRTERVNEHILEREGYIERNSRYQVDAEGTFSTETYLNRPEETYGGKITEFQGKNGTNREGEITFAKQTSGVLLPEYRLPTEVEWEYAANALNGLREYNNIRGRKKYPWDGEYTRDGSRNRRGDQLANFKQGKGDYGGVAGWSDDGADITAEVKSYPPNDFGLYDMAGNVAEWVADVYRPIVDDEANDFNYYRGNVYTKNAIGDDGKVMIVKPNEVKYDTLSNGRIIARNLPGQLAKVAVDDQETYLRPNFSQSDNRGYRDGDPGSSRFFDRFGDDITAQKKMYNSPKHNVSTDSTGNMIREYDKSSKRTSLINDEVRVYKGGSWRDRAYWLDPAQRRYLPQYMATDYIGFRNAMSRLGSKTKEKKKPRG; this is encoded by the coding sequence ATGAGAAAGCAATCTTTAAAAATTGTGCTCTTTACCTTGATGATGTCAACCGCATTAATCGGTTGTAAAAATTCATCATCATCCAACAAAAATACGTCCAGAGCAACCGGATGGGATATAAATTCCAAAGAAGGGGGCTTCCAGTACAACACTGATTTCAAAGACCAGGAGACAGCTCCAGGATTGGTGTTTATTGAAGGAGGTACCTTTACTATGGGAAAAGTACAAGACGATGTTATGCATGACTGGAATAACACTCCGAACCAACAACACGTTCAGTCCTTTTATATGGATGAAACTGAAGTTACCAATAAAATGTATACGGAATTCTTGGATTGGATTAAAGGTGTTTTTCCTCCAGATGATCCAAACTACACAAACATCTATCACGGAGTTTTACCTGACACCTTAGTATGGAGAAACCGTCTTGGATTTAATGAAAATATGGTAACAAACTACCTACGTCATCCCGCATATGCCGAATATCCTGTAGTAGGTGTAAATTGGATACAAGCAGTTCAATTCAGTGAATGGAGAACTGAGCGTGTCAATGAGCATATCTTGGAAAGAGAGGGTTATATTGAGCGTAATTCTCGATATCAAGTAGACGCAGAAGGAACCTTCAGCACTGAGACCTACCTTAACCGTCCAGAAGAAACTTACGGAGGAAAAATAACAGAATTTCAAGGAAAAAATGGCACAAATAGAGAAGGTGAAATAACATTTGCTAAACAAACAAGTGGGGTGTTACTTCCTGAATATCGTCTACCTACTGAAGTAGAATGGGAATACGCTGCAAATGCTCTTAATGGCCTTAGAGAATACAATAATATAAGAGGTAGAAAAAAATATCCGTGGGATGGAGAGTACACACGTGATGGATCTAGAAATAGAAGAGGTGATCAATTAGCCAACTTTAAACAAGGGAAGGGTGACTACGGTGGAGTTGCCGGCTGGTCTGATGACGGAGCAGATATTACAGCGGAAGTTAAATCATACCCACCAAACGATTTTGGACTGTATGATATGGCAGGAAACGTGGCTGAATGGGTTGCTGACGTATATCGCCCTATAGTAGATGATGAAGCAAATGACTTCAATTACTACCGTGGGAATGTATATACCAAAAATGCCATTGGAGATGATGGTAAAGTAATGATTGTCAAACCAAATGAGGTTAAATACGATACATTAAGTAATGGTCGTATTATTGCCAGAAACTTACCAGGTCAATTAGCAAAGGTTGCGGTTGATGATCAAGAAACCTATTTGCGTCCTAACTTCTCCCAAAGCGACAATAGAGGATACCGTGATGGCGATCCAGGATCTTCCCGTTTCTTTGACAGATTTGGAGATGATATAACAGCACAAAAAAAGATGTACAATTCTCCTAAACACAACGTAAGTACTGACAGCACAGGCAACATGATTCGTGAATACGATAAATCTAGTAAGCGCACATCTCTTATCAATGATGAAGTACGTGTTTACAAAGGGGGGTCATGGAGAGATAGAGCTTATTGGCTAGATCCAGCTCAACGTCGTTATTTACCACAATACATGGCAACTGATTATATTGGATTTAGAAATGCCATGAGCCGATTAGGTTCAAAAACTAAAGAAAAGAAAAAACCAAGAGGTTAA
- a CDS encoding UDP-N-acetylmuramoyl-tripeptide--D-alanyl-D-alanine ligase has translation METAQLYTYFLKAEALTTDSRSIPKNSIFFALKGENFNGNLFAEEAIRKGAIYAVVDEEQYKNHPNIILVDNTLTALQQLANYHRKQIGIPIIALTGSNGKTTTKELIHSVLKTTYKTIATKGNLNNHIGVPLTLLSMTKETELGIVEMGANHLNEITTLCTIAEPDFGYITNFGKAHLEGFGGVEGVIKGKSELYQFLIKHQKTIFINADDPIQNNKTANYPRKFSFSHEHGDVIIKFINAQPFVELSVNNMSIHSQLIGSYNLNNIAAAAMIGCYFNVPMDNIKNAIENYTPTNNRSQIIEQNGRKIILDAYNANPSSMHAALDNFALQKETSKLAILGDMFELGEAAANEHQQIADYAASLVNTDVWLVGHNFSNTISSLKKFPNFKDLEYFLSEYPVKQKLLLIKGSRGMALERTIKFL, from the coding sequence ATGGAAACAGCTCAATTGTACACGTATTTTTTAAAAGCGGAAGCACTAACTACAGACTCTCGTTCAATACCTAAAAACAGTATATTTTTTGCTCTGAAAGGAGAAAACTTCAATGGAAATTTATTTGCAGAAGAAGCGATACGGAAGGGGGCAATCTATGCAGTAGTAGATGAAGAACAATACAAAAATCACCCTAATATTATTTTAGTAGATAATACTCTTACTGCACTCCAACAGTTGGCTAATTATCACAGAAAACAAATCGGAATCCCAATAATAGCACTTACAGGTAGTAATGGAAAAACAACCACAAAAGAACTTATTCACTCGGTTCTAAAAACCACGTACAAAACGATTGCAACCAAAGGAAATCTCAACAATCATATAGGTGTACCTCTGACCTTACTTTCAATGACTAAAGAAACAGAACTTGGTATTGTTGAAATGGGAGCCAATCATTTAAATGAAATTACAACCTTGTGTACAATTGCAGAGCCCGATTTCGGATATATAACAAATTTTGGAAAGGCTCATCTGGAAGGATTTGGAGGGGTTGAAGGTGTGATAAAAGGAAAAAGCGAACTTTATCAGTTTCTTATAAAACACCAGAAAACAATTTTCATCAATGCTGACGACCCAATACAAAATAATAAAACGGCCAACTATCCCAGGAAATTTTCATTTTCACATGAGCATGGAGATGTTATTATTAAGTTTATAAATGCCCAACCATTTGTTGAACTTTCAGTAAATAATATGTCTATTCATTCTCAATTAATTGGCTCCTACAATTTAAATAATATCGCTGCTGCTGCAATGATCGGCTGTTATTTTAATGTTCCTATGGACAATATCAAAAACGCTATTGAAAACTACACTCCTACCAATAATCGATCTCAGATAATTGAACAAAATGGACGTAAAATTATTTTAGATGCCTATAACGCAAATCCCAGCAGTATGCATGCGGCATTAGATAATTTTGCACTTCAAAAAGAAACATCAAAACTCGCGATACTTGGAGACATGTTCGAACTGGGTGAAGCTGCAGCTAATGAACACCAACAAATTGCCGACTATGCGGCATCTTTAGTGAATACAGATGTATGGCTAGTGGGCCATAATTTTTCAAATACAATTAGTTCATTAAAAAAATTTCCAAATTTTAAAGACTTAGAATACTTTTTGTCTGAATACCCTGTGAAGCAAAAACTACTACTAATAAAAGGTTCCAGAGGAATGGCTCTTGAAAGAACTATAAAATTCTTATAG